The Diceros bicornis minor isolate mBicDic1 chromosome 26, mDicBic1.mat.cur, whole genome shotgun sequence sequence TTTTGGACATAACAAGTGTGGAATTTTATTTCAATTGACACGTAGGATGAACTTTCTTCAAGACATAACAGTTCTGGGGAATTGTTGATTTAACAAatgcagtcatgtgtcacttgacagggatatgttctgagaaatgcgtcattaggcgatttcgtcgttgtgcgaacatcacagagtgcagttacacaaacctagatgagaTAGCCTATGACATACCTatgctctatggtactaatcttgtgggaccaccatcgtatatgtggtccgttgaTGACCATAACATCATTAAGTGGCGTATGACTATTTCTTGAGTCCTACCTTGGCCGGACAGTCCTGGCATCAGAGATAAACACTGGATAAGACAAGAGTCGCAGCCCTTATAGAGGGGATGTTCTAGGAAGGGGACAGGAACAGATAAGCAAAGAAGTCAATAGTCTGAATATCAGGGTGAGTACTATGAACCTAGGGGTCTATCTCCCCGCTGTCCACCTCTGTCACAGGGGCTAAAAACCCTCCTGACCTAacctgtctttgtttgcagatgatctCATCCCACCGTTGGACTTGCTCGAAATGATTGTCAACTGGATTTTTGAGGACCCGAGGTTGATTCTCATCACTTTTTTAAATACCCCAATTGCAGCCAATCTCCCAATAGGATTTTTAGAGCTCACCCCGCTCACTGGATTGATCCGCTGGTGTGTGAAGGCCCCTCTGGCttataaaaggaagaagaagccCTCCTTATCCAACGGCCACGTCACCACCAAAGTTACCCAGGATtcaggagagatggacagagacTCCCACCTCTTATACTCCAAGCTCCATCTCAGCGTCCTGCAGGTTCTCATGATGCTCCAGGTCCACCTAACTGAGAAGAACCTTTACGGGCGCCTGGGGCTGATCCTGTTTGACCACATGGTGCCGCTGGTAGAGGAGATCAACAGACTGGCGGATGAACTGAACCCCCTCAACGCCTCCCAGGAGATCGAGCTCTCTCTGGACCGGCTTGCGCAGGCTTTGCAGGTGGCCATGGCCTCTGGAGCCCTGCTTTGCACGAGAGGTGGGTACTTTTCTGGCCCGAGCCTTCCTGGGGGTGGGAAGAAAATAGGAGCTCCTGGACAAATActgttttctgcttcttttaGGACTTCTTTCCTCTTAGTGTGCACAGGGAAGAGGGCGGAAGTTGCAGAAATATCCAGGCAGAGCACTCTGACCATGGCGTCCGTCTGTCTTCTGGCTGTTGTGCCCAGGACTGGACTCCTTGAGAGTGTGGATAGTAGCTTAGTATCTGTCCTCCTAGggaatcttgttttctttttcggTAGTccttttttattgaggcataatttacatgCAGTAAAATGCACAGGTTTAAGTGcaaagtttgatgagttttgacaaatgtatacactcaCGTGACCACTGCCCAATCGAGGCATAAAACATTCCCATCACTGGTTTTGAGTGTTCCTTAATCCTCCTGCATTGCAGTGTGAACTCGCCCAGGAGGATGATCTGATGCTAATGACATGCTGTGTTTGCTTTGTAACCATTGGCTCGCAGAGGTTGCCAGTGGCCCCAGGTGTGGTCACTGGTGATGGGTTTCCCACTTATCGCCGTGGACATCTGATCTGCGTAGTGAGAGCCCTGCCTCTGGGCCCTTTCCCAGCATCTGACCGATTGCCAACACAACTGCCCACTTTCCTGAGTGATGTATTCTGTTTGGGGCCTGCtttgttaaaacaaaaattgaagaAGGAGAACCCAGTTTCTAAATGATGCTAGGAAAATGGAGTGTGAGGCACTATTGCTGTGTTGCTAGCATCCTTGAAAAAAATGGCAGTGAACATTTCACCTTGTTGTCTCCAGTCTGCTCCTTAATTCTGTACCTCCTTGATTTCAGATGACCTGAGAACCTTGTGCTCCAGGCTGCCCCATAATAAGTAAGTGCCCTCCCGTGGCTTCTTGctgggtggggggcgtgggggggtgCGAGGCGAGTGGACCCCTTGTCCTGGCCTCCTTGGGGAGAGCTGGTCTGCAGGATCTAGAGCTTCTGTATATAAGGCGCCCCTTAAGGACGTGATGATAAGTGGGGGACAGATACAGTAGGGTAACCCATGTGAGAGGAAGCCCAAGTAGAGAGGgaatcaaagaggtgaaaaagTGGCCGTCTTGCTAACTCAGAGTGTCATTCACAGCTCACTAAATCAGCGCACATATGTTTGGTGGGGATGTCGGTGCACACGCACTGTTGGTGACGTGAGTGGCACAGCCGTTTGGGACCTACTGCAGAGCCACAGCTCTAGGCCACAGCTTGTTGGTTACACTAACACTTTGGCATCATGTGGCACAGACCAGGTTCTGAGCACAGTTTTTtctgtggttttctgtgatgcttGGGCAGTCTCTTCacctgtctctgagcctcagtttccccccttgTAAAATGGGGGCAGTAATATCGCCTGCCTCATTGGGTTGTAGGGAGGATTCAGTGGGGAGGTGTTTGTAAATTTCTCAGTATGGTCCGTGGCACGTGGGAATCTCTCCATAAATGGTGGTTATTGTCATAATTTGGGGGAAATAGTGACAATAGTGGTGAAAAACAGGAACTATATGGTCACAAAGCTTCTGGTAAGAATTCCAGCCTTGCTCTTTCTTgtctgcatgaccttgggcaagttccttgtCTCCCATTGCCTCCGTTTTCTCtgtaaaatcaagaaaacaatagtACTGCCTCATGTCCCCCTGCCTCCTCCCGCCCCCCTAACCCCCACGTAGGATTTCTGTGAGGATTCCATGAGTCAGAACACAGAAAGCACTTAGTACTTGGTGTATATATAGTAAGTATGTAACAAGTGTTAGCTGCTGTCACTCTTATTATTTTCATAACTTAGGAATTTTACTTAATCTAATTAATTTCACTGAATCCAAGAAGCAAAAAGCTATGTGCACAAAAGTGTAATCTAATTAATTTCACTGAGTCCAAGAAGCAAGAAGCTATGTGCACAAAAGTGTTTCATGCAAATCCACTATTattagtagcaaaaaaaaaaaaaactggaagtgACCTAACTATCTTATAGCATGGGGATACTTAGTCAGTTAGTAGTGATACATCACCAACATGGTGTATCCACCAAAAATGGTAATCGTGGTACAGTGTGAGGAAATGTTTGTAGTTGAAGGCAGACCCCTGCACCCTGCAGTGTGCACAGGGACGGGGTTTACAGCAATGAAAACAACCCGGTTAGGTTGGTGGGGGGATTAATGTTCTTCAGACAGTCACACTGGTCTTCAGTAGGGGTAGTGGGGCTCCAGGGCTGGCGTTGCATTGGCAGGCAGTGTGGACAGAGGGTGAGCGAGCCAGCCAGGCCCCATTGCACCGCGTGTGCTCACAGCTCTGTCAGGGCCAGCAAGTCTGGGCAGGTGTGGCTGATACAGAAATATGCATCATTTGAGGCCAAAGCATCGGCCAGATGCGAATTCACGGGCTGGTGGTGAGAGCAGCTGCAGCCAGAGGACTGGCGTCCTCGTGCTGTGGTAGGGGGACTCTGAGTCCAGCTCTGCAGGGGAAGCTTCGGTAAGGTGTCTGGGTAGATACAAAAACCGAGCAGGCGGAGTGGTTTCTGGTGGAACAAAGTGGTCCTGCGTGAGATACTGTATCAACAGAATGGACAGCTCGTCCAGAGGGCCACCTTTCCCTCAGGAGCCCACActgttcttcactttttttttttctgggctccaAGAAAATTGCCTGGCATCTGAGGACATTGTTAGTATAAGTTGGCACCTTTTCCCCCCTCTGGCAATAGTCTCTTTGTAATATTTCCCTTTGTGCACAGCTTTCATTTAATGTTTAATGTTTTCAGGGCATTAAAACAACGATAGGGTATAAATTCTTAATCATCTTAGTATTGTAACTAGGGGTCCCCATTGGAATCCCTCTGGAACTTCTTAACAGCCCCCACTGGGTACCCCCTCCAGGAGCCTGTGGCTGCCTCTCCTCCCCGGGACAGCCTGGCACTgatgtggggaaagagagaggacacGTGGTCCCTTGGAATGCTGCTTTGATTTCTGATGGTCTCTTTTGTGTTAATTGTCTTTCCGACTAGACTAGAGACTTTTTGAAACTCCTATCTCTGGCAGAATGTGCAGGTTCAAACACGTGACCTCAATTTTGCCTCTGTAATACTCCCtccttagatttatttatttgtttgcttattttgatTGAATTTCTCACCTAGAGTTATGAAAAAGTAGTAATGTAAGTGACAAGAGGCTCAGAAGACCTTCAGGCCACTCGAAGGCACCAGCTTTCTTTATGCCCTCGATTTACTGCCTGAGCCTGCCCTCTGGGCTCTGGACACCAGGCTTTGtccttgggggtgggagggggtgagGGTCAGTCTGCAGAAGACCTAGCCCCCTCTCTGAGAGCTCCAGGTAGCAGGCTGACAGTAGTCAGGGTCCGCCCAAGGGTGAGGTGGCCTGGGGGGTGAGCTGTCACGTGCAGGGAAGGTGCGGCATTGTGGGACCAGGAAGCTGAGGGGCAAATGATGGGCGTGAACAGGACCTGGCAGGTGGGATTTGGTGATGTGGAGAGACAGGCATGTGGACACCAGGCACAGGACCCAGCAGAGCCACAGCCTTGGGTTGAGGCtaggagagcagagaggaggccTCAGTCCTGAAGAGGGGAGGGCTGATTGGGGACAGAACCGGGAGAATTGGTTATTTCAGGCTGACAGCAGGATGTGGGCAGGCTGAGTCCTTGGAAAGCGAGAAGGTTAAGGAGCTCTGCTGATCATGCTGGGAGGGGAGAGCAGAGTTAGAAAGGACGAGGCTAATGAGAGGAAACTCTTCAAGGAGTTTCAGAAGGAACCACATTGGAAATGACACTGAATTCAGGACGGAAGGGGATTTCTGGGACAGGAAGGCTATTGATGTCCTGAACCACAGAGAGGGGAATGCAGGCTGGTGAAGGCGCGCAGCACCTCGGGCTCCAGGGCGTCTCGGGGTGGAGGGAGCTGGGGAGGGAACAATGGATACACGAGGTTGTTCGCCAAGGCCCTGGGTGTGATGAGCGGGGGCCGTGGGTGCAGTGGGAGGCTGCCGCTCTGGAGTCGAGGAGCAAGTGAGCAGGAAGGTCTGAAGCTCCTTGGACGcagagtgggaggggaggggacccCTGaaggtgggtggggctgggtccaGGCCTGGGCCATCTGAGGGTAGCCTTTCCATGTCAGGCTCATCTGGAAGGCCAGCTTTTGGGCGGCTTTTCTTGGAGTCCAGTTAGGACTCAGTCGTTAAGAATGACTGAGAAAACTGGCCTGCTGTCCTGTATGCTGTGGTGCCTCAGTCTGGACCCTCCTAAGTGTAGATGGTTGAGGCTGGAACAGCTGTCCACTTGCAGTGCTTCCTGAGCCACAGACGTGAGCCTGCGTCCCGAGCTTCTGTGGACCGCATGCCAGGGTGCAGGCCCTCCCTTCTTGGGCACCTGTGGTTCCTTCAGGGCCCTCCCTCCGCTTCGTCGCCTGCAGGATCCTGGCTTTTCCCATTGCtggccctcctctctcctctgcccagATCCCAGTCTAAACCCTCTCACCTCCAAGCcacctcctgctcctccccagaCACCAGCTCGAAGTGTCCCCATCTGGAAACCTGAATGTTCTGTGCCTGCATCTGGTGCCTCTCCTGGCACATGTGTGAGGGCCGCCATGGCATCcaggccttctctcctctccGCTGTGGTGCCAAGCCCAGAGGtcgacagggccagccccaatgccATGTGTCAGATGAACGTTGTCACTGGAGTCCACACGTCCTAATCCTTCTCCTTGTGTTTGCAGCCTGCTCCAGCTGGTGATCTCGGGCCCAGTGCAGCAGTCGCCACACACAGCGCTTCCCCCTGGCTTCTACCCTCACATCCACACGCCCCCGCTGGGCTACGGGGCCGTGCCGGCCCACCCGGCCGCCCACCCCGCCCTGCCCACACACCCCGGGCACACCTTCATCTCAGGCATGACGTTTCCATTCAGGCCCATCCGCTAGGCTGGCGCCCTCGTACTGCCGAGTGGCAGTGTGCCTTCTGCACCCGGTGTTGGAGGAAGCCTTCCAGGGAAGGGGCGACTGACCCCGTAGAAGAGGACCTCtgagaggcagccaggcggccccTCCTCACCGGGAACTGTGTTGGTGCGGAAGTTCTGTGACGTCGCGGTCCAGGTGCCTCCTACCTAGTCACATTCGTAAAAGTCCAGATTGGatagatgaaaagaaaaatgtccagCCCTCTGCGGAGtgatgtgggtgtctttaaaagaTGCCAGTTCTGTGAGCCTGTTGTCTCGTGTGTCAGTTCAGACACacgctctgagcctgtgcttccAGAGCAAGGATGTGAGAATCAGCATGTGCAAGTCCGTTTGTCTGGCTTCTCTCCTTGTGGAGGGGAGGTGTGCCTGCCGTGACCACAGGCCACTTGGATAGATCCGTGAGCTCGAAGCTGCAACGTCGTGACTGAAAGCTGACAGATGGCACTGGGCACTGTTCAAGGAAACCTGTGAGGACTGTGCTCATCACTGAGGAAAGGAACTTCTCTGTTTTATTGGGGTCTCTAAATTTTCCTTTCATatgttcaaataaattttttctaaACAGTTTTATAGACTTTATGGAATGTATTTTAAAAGCTTAGTAAATATGAGCCACAGTGGTTTCCTCCTTAGTCTGCAGTGATCATGGTAAAGAGACTGAAGACAATTTTAGCCACTCCTTTTGACAAAAACACCGAGGATGGCGTCCCCGCCCTGGGCAGGCGTCTGGGGTCTGTTTGCTTCAGGTATGGTTCTCTTCCCTCAGGTGCAAAACACAGCCCTCAGGAGTTTTTTTTCTAGTATGCAGTTGGAAGGTATGTGTTCTGAGTTCTCATTTATTAGttttgggaaggaagaaagatatCAGTGCCCATGTTGCTGGGCTCCCCGGGGCTGAAAGTGAGGAATGAAAGATGATTACAGCAAACAGTGAGTATCAAAAGACTAGGGGGAACTCATAGGGATGAAATTGAGCCCTGTGGTTTGTTCATTCTATTGCTGGCTGAAGCCATGACCTGGAAGACTGGACCAAACCAGACTGCCTAATaagttgttgtgtgtgtgtatgtgtgtgtgtgtgtgtgtgtggtttaagTCATCCCTCAAGATAAGGCACCGTTAAGGGCCATCCTTGGTTGGCAAGGACCATGACCACGTGTGCTTTCTCAGGGACAGAAGCCCGAGGCTGTCCTTGGGCCCCTGGAATGCTCTGCCAAGTGCCGCAGCCACAGCCGGTGTGTAGGAACCAGCCTGCAGGTGAAGACTATCGGGAATCTGCTTTAAAATTGCTTTTGAGAGCTGTGAACTAGAAGGAAATTTCCCTTTCTTTGAGTTTGACTTCATTATCCCTGACTGCGTTCCCTGGTTATGTGTCAATCTGCTGACGTCAGATCAGGAACTAAACGTAAAACGCCCGCTTCCGTCTCTCTTGATGGGATGCATCTGTGAAACTAAAGTGATTGGCACTTGGCTGGTTCTTGGTATTTAACTTGGGTACCAAGTGTTTctaaaaaggatggaaaagaagcTCTCATGTTGCTTTGTAGTTAGAGAAAGTCCCTGAGCCTGGCTCTGTCTCAGAAGACGGCCTCCACCACACCTGTCCAGGGTCTGGATATGTCTTAGCTCCTCTCAGACCCAAGGTggtttttaccaaaataaaaaaagaaagggaaaatgtgGGAAATAAAGCCACTAGAGCCACAGACTTCCTTTGGTGGTATTTTCAGCAGTATGTGAACAATTAAGTCAACGTATTAAAAACGATGTTCCTCCTGTTTAGTAATGATGTGCCAGGCAGCTGCTGAATATTTTACTTACATTAAAAATTgatatgtgagaaaatatttgcagtgtATAAAACGAAGTATATACAGAATGTATAAAAAACTACAGATTAATCAAAAGACattccaataaaaaaatgggtgaAGGACATGAACAAAATATTcatagaagagaaaatacaaatggccaatagataTGAAAAGATTCTAAAACTGGTAGCCAGgggaatataaattaaaatgagatgcCATTTCTTCActtacccatcagattggcaaaacaaAGTGTAGCTAAAGGTGAAGGGGAGCAACGGTCACACTGTTTGTGGCAGAGGAAATTGCTTTAGTCACTCTGGAGAAATTGAAGGATAAAACGaccctgtgacccagcaattccagaaACTAAAAGAGATGTTCAAGGGTGTTTAGAGCAGTATAGTCTGTTTTTTAAGTGACAGTTTATTAAGAGAGAATTCACCtatttcactcatttaaagtatacaattcagtggttttcagtatatttacagagttgtgcagccatcaccactatccagttTAGAACATTTGATCATCCCCCAAAGAAACCCCACATCCATTAGCAGACTCTACCCCtctccccccagtccctggcaaccactagtctactttctgtcttgatggatttgccttttctggacatttcatgtcaatggaatcatacattatgtggtcttttgtgattggcttccttcacttagcataatgttttcaaggttcatccatgttgtaacatggttcaatacttcattactttttatggccaaataatattccattgtatggatgagccacattttgtttatccattcattagttgatagaCGTTTGGACCCTTTGGCTTttatgaatattgctgctatgaacatgtgtgtagaagttttgtgtgaacataagcttCAATTCTCTtggagatatatgtatatatacacacacatacgcacactatacacacacacacacacatctatatggAATGGGGatgcagtatttttttaataaggaaaatccAAAAACAGCTTGATTAGCCATCAATAGAAGACTGGCCAGCTAGGAGTTGTAAACTCAAACATCCCTAGAGACCAAGTAATATCAATGGGTGAAGCTTCCAGAATCAGACACAAGTAGGGGTGGGGTACTGTGCTAAACTGGAGAACACCTAGAGCTGGTCGTTGACATGGGTGGGCACTTGGGCCAAGGTGAGTGTTGCCAGGACTTCTGAGTTTTCAAGAGAAgatggaaatataattttttgtgcTGTATTCTCTTAATTTAAAAGACCAGGTTTGGAAACTATTCTATGGTGTTAGAAGTCAAGACGGTGGGGGATGGGCAAGGACTAGACGAGGCTTCTTGGGGGCTGTTACATGGGTATATGCAGTTTGTGTAAAGCCATGGAGTCACACACTTGCGGATGTGCACTTTCTGTATGCCATTAAGCCTTCATAAAAAGTGCCTCCCTCCCCAAGGAAAAACCCCACAACTCTTCTTGGGTTAACTTTACCATGTTCATTAACCAGATTTGATTATAGGCTTCCTGTTTTTGCCCCTTGGGCTGCTGACATGGAAAGATCCTTCAgaaatattgctaagtgaaaactTGTGTAGCATTATGAAAAGTGTAAGATCATATACGTAAAAAACCAAAGATGGTACTACATCTTCCCACAGGATATGCATGTGTATGTAAATGTGTCACAAAATGATATACCCCAAACTAAGAGCAGCAGAAAACTCTGAGGAGACTACTGGAAACGGGGGTAATGGCTGAAGGAGACCTTGCCTTATCTGTatagttttaaagtttcaattttgttgttaaatttttaattaaaaaaaaaaattctgagtcaCAATGAAAGACTACAAGACTTGAATTAGCCCCCGACTACCATAAGTAAGAGAAGCCCACTTTTGGCATGTATACTAGCCAATATTGCACACATGTCACCTTTTTATAAGGATGGTGTATTCATGTGTTACTTGTCtaattaaaagttaattttttaaaagcgcATTTTAGAACTTCTATTTCTGGTAGCGATGGGCCAGATTTTTCAGAACAACCCTTCTGCTTTAACTAAAAATGctggataaaatacaaaaatatcctgAAGTATTGAAGAGCCGATGAGGTTGGAAAGACCTTCCGGGTCAGATGCTGGGAAAGCAGCCAGCTAGAGGCGAGGAAGTTGCACTGAGGCACTCTTGCCCCGAGGGCCTCAGAGATTAAGGCTTTGAGGTGGGGCCTAATAGGCAACCCTCTCTCCATTTTGCTGGATCCCCCAGGGCCACGCCCTCAGTAAGAACAGAAGACTCAGGGAAGGTTGCTCTGGCACTGAGCAGAGCATGGGAAGAAGCAAAGGAAAGTCTTGTTCCTGAGGAGTGAGGGACAGGGCCTGGTCCTCACCCCAGTCGACAGCACTGGTCTCCCCAGGGAACCTCCCACTATGACCTCAGCTCATGGGGGTCCCTAGACTTGGAGTCCTCCAGGTGCCTGGCAGGAGCAAACACACGTCCTCTGGAGGAGAGTCCTTCATCCTAGGCCTCAAAGCGCCCACAAAGGATCAGTTAAGGACAGCGACCAGTGTACAGTGAAAATGAACAAGGCGGTGTGAGCAGGAACCAGCAGGTGCAACCGACGGTAGAAACAGATTCAGAACTGTCAGAGTCAGACTGTTAAACAATCATGCCTACTTTGTTTAAAGGAATTAAAGACAAGTTTGAAACTATCTACATGGAAAAACAAATTATGAATTACCtagcaaatttaaaaaagagccagatagtttttcattttctaaaaatggcAAGTAGAATCACTTACTTAATTCAAAggagctggtgggagtgcaaaatggtacaacccctTTGGAAAGAAATTGGGCAATACTTAGCAAATTGCATATGCATTAGCTCTTTGACCCAGGAACGTTCTAGGACTGTGCGCTAGAGATCCAatggcaaaaatacaaaatagtacATGTAGGAGGCTTTTCGTTGCAGCATTACGTGTAACAGCAAAAGACTGGAAACTACCCAGAAGTCTCTCAACAGACATTTTATCCACATGGTGGAGTATTTATTATgccactgtttaaaaaaaaagaaaaaaagatactcATTCTGCTATGGAGCAACTGCTAGGATTTGTTgttaagtcaaaagaaaaaagcagggcCCAGAAAAGCGTTTGTAGTGTGCTACCTTTTGCATAAGAAACGAGAGggggaaaagaaatgaaggaaggataAAGGAAAATCTAATAAAATAGTAGCGGTGGGggggggcagaggggaggagcAGGGTGAAGCGATAGGAATG is a genomic window containing:
- the INTS15 gene encoding integrator complex subunit 15 isoform X1, producing MSDIRHSLLRRDALSAAKEVLYHLDIYFSSQLQSAPLPIVDKGPVELLEEFVFQVPKERGAQPKRLNSLQELQLLEIMCNYFQEQTKDSVRQIIFSSLFSPQGNKADDSRMNLLGKLVSMAVAVCRIPVLECAASWLQRTPVVYCVRLARALVDDYCCLVPGSVQTLKQIFSASPRFCCQFITSVTALYDLSSDDLIPPLDLLEMIVNWIFEDPRLILITFLNTPIAANLPIGFLELTPLTGLIRWCVKAPLAYKRKKKPSLSNGHVTTKVTQDSGEMDRDSHLLYSKLHLSVLQVLMMLQVHLTEKNLYGRLGLILFDHMVPLVEEINRLADELNPLNASQEIELSLDRLAQALQVAMASGALLCTRDDLRTLCSRLPHNNLLQLVISGPVQQSPHTALPPGFYPHIHTPPLGYGAVPAHPAAHPALPTHPGHTFISGMTFPFRPIR
- the INTS15 gene encoding integrator complex subunit 15 isoform X2, coding for MSDIRHSLLRRDALSAAKEVLYHLDIYFSSQLQSAPLPIVDKGPVELLEEFVFQRLNSLQELQLLEIMCNYFQEQTKDSVRQIIFSSLFSPQGNKADDSRMNLLGKLVSMAVAVCRIPVLECAASWLQRTPVVYCVRLARALVDDYCCLVPGSVQTLKQIFSASPRFCCQFITSVTALYDLSSDDLIPPLDLLEMIVNWIFEDPRLILITFLNTPIAANLPIGFLELTPLTGLIRWCVKAPLAYKRKKKPSLSNGHVTTKVTQDSGEMDRDSHLLYSKLHLSVLQVLMMLQVHLTEKNLYGRLGLILFDHMVPLVEEINRLADELNPLNASQEIELSLDRLAQALQVAMASGALLCTRDDLRTLCSRLPHNNLLQLVISGPVQQSPHTALPPGFYPHIHTPPLGYGAVPAHPAAHPALPTHPGHTFISGMTFPFRPIR